The sequence AAGGTATCAAGAGCCCAACCcgaaacaattaaaaaaaacatttgaaaggCACACAAGCAGTATATTTTGttcttatttaaatttttttaaatattatttcttttttttatagtttttatagtAACATGTTTCTTCcttatattttgtacattattgTGCGCGTATAAAAATTGTTCGTTAATGTCTTTCCGCAGATATAATTGATAATAAGGAGTTCTACTTGAGCACAGAAGTCAGACCTCCATTTACATACGCTTCTCTCATAAGACAGGTAAAGTgtacttcatttattttacacagcTACAAAAGAACTGTTGACAATAAGAATGTACATTTTTGCATGACTTTAGCTTTCCAAAGTCACAATTAAGTGGATCCACATCTATAATTGTTCTTCTCATTTCTTCATCTATTTCAGGCGATATTTGAGTCACCTCGCAATCAGCTGACATTAAATGAAATCTACAACTGGTTCACAAGAAACTTTGCGTATTTCAGGCGCAATGCAGCGACTTGGAAGGTATTGACTCCGTTATGCATGAAATGTCATCGGCTATTAATATATGAAATAGGAAAAAGTCTACAGAAATAATTGcttgtgtttacatttcagTTCAACAAGGTAAATACTAATTTAATACTTGAGATGTGTTCAGCTCCTAATTTATTCTATTATTTAATCTTCCAGAATGCTGTCAGACATAATCTCAGCCTCCATAAATGCTTTGTACGTTTGGAAAACGTGAAGGGAGCTGTGTGGACGGTAGATGAGATTGAGTTCCACAGAAGAAGGCCCCAAAAGACTGCTGGTAATGGGTAGGTGTTCTTTGGACATAGagcctgtgtgttttcagatatTACTGGAAGTCAGATGCTTCACATCAAAGTACTTGACCTTGTAGCTGTACCTCATAAAGTGCACACAATATCTATACTGTAAACAAGTCTTTTGAGTTTCAAAGGCTATAAGTGTGCTACAAACAAAATCCAATTTGGCCAGTTTGCACAAGCAAATGGAAGGCTTTGCTAACAACGTGAAGTGCCTCGTTTGTTGCAGTTTGCACTGGCCTGCAAGCTGGACttccacatttttttccactgtcaGCAACTGgtcaaaaatgtcttgtttccaGTGTAATGTCCCGAAACAATGACTCAAATTTGCTGgccggctgtggctcaggaggtagaacgGGTTGTCCTCTAATCAGAgggttggtggtttgatccctgACTCCTCTCGTTTGAATGTCGaggtgtccttgggcaagacactgaaccccaaattgctcccgatggttACACCAGCACCCTGCGTGGTGGATTGCCaccatcggtgtgtgagtgtgtgtgaatgtggtgagtgagcagcagaaacattgtaaagcactttagaTAAAAGGGCTATATAAgcagccatttaccattttagcatcaaatttgTGTAGATTGTACAATACAAACCTGGAATCAAAGtgtgtacatttttacagtttgagtTAGTTTCTACGCATGTCAAGCTCTCTGCTCCATTACTGCACATACTATATGCACGTTAGCTCCATCAGTTGGTCAAAACGCTGTCTccagctgactttttttttcttgttttaaaacaagaatcCAGTAAAAGGGATCTTATGTTTTTCCCTTGGTCGCTGCATACATCATATCGTGCCAAAAGGCTGAAATTCACCATCTTGACAAGTTGATGATCCATGTAGAAGGCATATTTGTagtcatagaaaaaaaaaagtaagatcAGACTGTTAATCAATTCTAATGTAACCCTTATTgatttatattgtattgttcATATCTTTTAAAGAGTATGTTTCACTGTTAACATTACAAGTGCCAGTGAATTTGGCTGAGGTTGCTCAAGCATTAGCAGAACAAGCTAACATCTGTAGCTTCTGTCAGAGCAGCTGGTCTCACTTTATTCCTCacacttttgctcttgtgtttttggtttttgaaaggctaaaaaaaaaaaaaaaacaccctccaaactctttagaaacaGAATATAACACTTACTACAGCCCCATGCCCACCGCTTGACGAGGCTCGACAGGCCTGCTGTGCCTAGTCACGGTTGCACAGCTATGATTGAACAATTACTGCTCGGGTAAGGGATTTAGCAAATGGCCAACTGCAAGTGCACCAAATTCTTTTCTTGGTATAAAGTCAGCACCAAACACTTATCTCAGGTCCTACAGATGTTGATACAAGATAAAATATAACCtgctattttctctctctgcactaACAGATCTCTGCTGAAGAACTCTCAGAACCGCCAGGGCTTTGCTGGGTCTGCTCCCCAGGTAACAGAAATCTACTATTTCAAGCTCTGAATAGTGTATTATGAGTAATATGAGTCTGTTGCAGCGGACAGACAAAGATGAAAGGTGACAGTAATGTGTCACACTGTATCTTGCCCCAATACTAAATATCGCAGTAGTCTGAAAATGGCAACCACTCAGTCTACTATGTGTCGCAGTATCATACACATGACAGCTGTGAATGTTACTTTTTTTCAGAGCGGTGGTGTGGACTGCAACAACTCCTTCTACAACCCAGCCACTATGGGAAGCATCCCGTTACACTCCCTGCCTCACGTTCTTCAGGAGCAGATGAACGGAGCCCTTGCCAACGGATCCGGATACCAAAGTGACAGCAGCGCGACTCAGTCCCCTCCACAAGCTTTGTAAGTGTCAGCTCCAGAGACCGAAACGGGCTCCGCTACATTCCCCGACCTCTAGTGTATTTGACTCAGCTGTGATTTAATGTAATTATGTGATCACAAGTCCTAAttacaagtttgtttttttttgcatgtttatcAAACCAGCATcaaagaggagcaggaggatgaggagataTGTGAAAATTATCCCTATGAATCTCCGGAGAGCACAGATGAGCACGGCCACAGCCCAGAGATGAACCACGATGAAGACAACGGCAGCCCGGAGAGGCCTAACCTTCATCTGGATCGTGTGCCTTCTCTCTGACCGTGAGGTCCAAAGTTCTCCGATACGAGGCCACCTCACTCACAGCCTGTGTGACTTTGTATTCCAAAAGATtccaaaaaacaacagcttCATCTGCGTAACCAAACACTCTCTTctaggggattttttttttttttttttaatttatttatcagcatttcttatttttttgttcttaatCTAGCTTTTGATTCTTTCTGTACAGTAGAGTGAGATCACCAAAACACATATGTGATGAAACTGTTCAtgatttatctttattttatatctgtATACAGAAGGACCATGATGAGCAGAGAAGCCAAAGCAAAGGGAACATTAATAGTTAGCACTTCACAATGAAAAGTTACCCCTTCTGTGTAGCTACTTTATGCTATGTTAGGGCCACACTACCTGATTTTATTTTAGTAGTCATAATATATCAAACTTTGTAGAGGAAgttaaaatgttgctttaaaaaaaatgaaaatgttcactGCCAACATGATCTGATATATTTGTATTGAAGGTATAATCAGTTGATCAAAAGAATGTGTGACTTCTTTATACTTGTTGGTCTTTTTCACCCCCGCCACAAACATTGCTGAATTTGCTCTAATTGAGCTTGTAAGAGTAGAAAAAATAGATTTACCATTATTGTAAACCAATGCATCTCTATGAATAAATTCCTCATGATAAatgtgtatactgtatttgtCTTTCATCTAGTTTAATGATTGCCTCAGCGGTACGCTTTCATTGTTGTTTCAcatgatgaaaatataacaGGGTGCAGTTTTGATAACAGCCCCACTTCTCTCGGTCAACAGTAATGACTTCTTAATGGAAGGTAATGGAGGAAAGCAAATGGTCTGGGTGGCCAACTTTCCACTGCGGTATTGTGGTATGTCCATTTTAACATCATAAATCCATGTGTGTGCTGTCAGTAGATGTGGAAACACAAGTGGTTTACAAAACCAGCGTGGTGTTAAAAGCGCCGGTTCAGGCAAGACGATAAATTGTGGTAAGAACGTTTTATTTTAGTCTCGTCTGTCGTCACTTCTTTAATATAAGTGTGTGATAAGTGGCTTTGCTTGACAAAGCTTTCATATTGATGCCATAATTGAATGAATCTTGCATGCATTATGCCTTCATAGATTTGTATCTGTGCTGATTGGCAAGTATCGATCGACGTGGAGTGTGCTCACaatgtgggtgtgtgcgtgATGATTGGAGGTACTTGAGCTCAAACTCAAAGGGATTGTGGATGCAACGCTTTACTCTGTTGGATTATTTACCAGTACAGACAGGTAATATTTAAAGCAAATTATTGGACAGCATTCATTTTGCAACCATATTAGTCTAATTTTAGAAGTAGAAGTATTTCCTGCATGATTATTATACttaaaaaaacaggatgttGCAACAATTGTTTATTGCTGCCTGGGTTAGTCTTTGATTTAGAGGTTATTTAGGCTGTTATAAAGCTGTTTGCATTTTTCACTGCATGTTTATTCCCTCCTCTTTGTGCTGCATAAGATGACAACTCCCTCACAGTCTCTTCTGAATGATGTGGATTGTATCCAGCTTGAGAAAATAAGGGACCATGTCTCTGATGGTAGGTTTACTCAGTTTACTTTATGTCTGATATGGTTAAATACTGCTGGGATTAAGTTCACTGTATAAAAAGTGAGGTTAAAATGCTACAGTGATTTACCAGTGATATTGATGTGGTTCATGCCAAGAGTTAGTGGGAGAGTACATTTTCACACAGCACAGTATATATTTTCATCAGGCCTATTCAAAACAGGAAACTAGATCCAAATAAAAGCTTGCAAATCAATAATCCCTCCTCGCTAAAATTATATCAAGCAAACTTACTCCATGACGCACTTCAAGTCTCACCTCCCTGATATACTGCATGTTAATGGTGCActgaataattaaaactgaGGAAACTCCCACATAGACTGGGCTGGGTGTTTATACTATCAGATATCTATGTATAATGCAGTCAAGTCCAAAATCATTCCCTTATTGCTTGTATCATTCTTTTAAAGGGAACACGCCAGTAACAGGCTTTCCACCTAGAAAGACAATGGGCAAGTTGGTCAGTGAGGTACCCCGACTGAGCACCATCTCCGAGCAAGAGCTAGACAAGCCGGATATTGATCCCAGCTCCCATGATCCCCTTGGTGGCAGTGAATGGGGTGGATCCACTTTCTCCATGTGTTCTGACAAGTTTAAGAACAGCAGCAGCCGTTTTTCCTCTGATGACTCATACCAGCCAGACACCGGAGGTATTGTTTAAGTGCTCTGAGCCATTGTTGATATTGTAATAACACTGATCAGCCCTGATACTGTAGAGTTAATCATTAACAAGGTTAAGAAGTGGTGTAGTTGCTTTGTGGTAACACTGGATGTTACTTTCAGTGGGTATTATTTCACACTGAGCAATTTACTCCCAGTTTTGATCTTCTTTTGTTCTACCTTGTCACTTCCACCAGATGACTGTGCAGGACTTCTGCTCGCTTGTCTGCATTGTCGTTTCTATGAGTTAATGGTCCTGCTACCGGATACATGTGAGAGAGCTGTGAGCCGCTGTTTCCCCTCATTCAAATACATCACGGCTTCCAGTGAGATGGACCAGCAGGGAAAAGATGGCTTGAGCTCCAAGCTGGATGTGGACTGTAATTGCTGCAGTTCTTGTCGGGACATATCAGATCTTCTAGAGCTGGCCATGGAGGTATCAGAGATGTGCTATCGCTGACAAGGCCCCTTTTTGTATTTAACCTTTGCCCTGCACACACGATGAGTTCACttcaaacaaaatcacaaagtcTTCCTCTATAGACACTTAAATGCTTAAAATGCAGCATTACAATTGGATTTCATTGCTCTCTTGGGCTGCAAATTCAGTCattgtatgtaaaacaaaaaatgtaatctttctttttctgtttgagtcataaggaaatgtgcatggTTTAGAGGGTGTGTGCTTCAACAGGCAACTACTGCCACCTGTTGAAACAGTGTAGAGTTGGTTGTTATAATAAAAGAAGAACATAGCCCTCAGAGCGGTATGCGTCTATGTGTCAGCCTTCTTGTTCTTACAGCCACACTTACCACAGAGCAAAGTAATAAAACACCAACATGCAGAGAGGACAGGAACGCAGGGAGAGGATGGTAGTCATGGTCACGTCCGCTTCATTGATATCCTGTACATTTCTTGCGTTATTCCACAAGGCATGTCAGAGTAGGCTGAAGACATTTGGGAGACGGGGAACATGCCTTCAAATAACAACTGCAGCCTTTCACAACAAACTCAGTTAAATCTGGTCCAAGTGAAGGGAACATGGATCAGACAAACTGAACAGTGCCAGCTGGCAGAGGGAAAGTTATCCGATGCTAAAATGTGAGTAATGAATGGAGCtagatattattatatttctattaATATCTATACATTAATAGATATTATTCAAACAAGATTATTCTTGTAATTTATTGTAAGAGATCATTCCATAGTATGTACTATTTTGTCAGGTAACCTGCCAACATTAATGGATTTATATACTCAAAAGTAATATGAATTCATTTATTCTGGGTGttacacaaattaaataacagCCCACTGATGTGCAACACTCCTATTGTAATTACCTCTGCctacaatatgtttttatttataatttgttcATGTTCATTGCTTGTAATGTACTATATGTTTACTGCACAGTATACTCCATGGTTACACTGTATGTTCATTGGTATGTTCAGTGGACTGTGGAGATGAAATACCTTTCTATTTTAGGCTGAGGACACTCACGTGTGCAACATGTTgagcagtggtggaggaagtagtcaggaaggataggttcacaatttttcaagtctgtcctaaaacaatagtgtccaaatgaacactgacacgtGTTTTTCCTGTAATCATTCCtattgttcatactgaccattaagataTCCTCTAGTGATGCACTTTCATTGTAcatgatgggggacaaaatgcAAAGTCCTCCttccatgcaaaaatgtatttaaaagtttgactGAAGCTAATAGGAggtttcagctgttttttaaagttgcTTTACTAGCCTAATTCCCTCaattttgttacaatccttccactgcagctgaacagagaAACATTGTCcatcgagacacaaagagggaattttttactaaaaaggtTGTAACTGTGggagatatccactttatttgactaatttagacgagtgaagcctcatattatcttcatttttaaatacatttttgctcaaaacgtggactgtggattttgtctctcatcacttacattgtaagtgcattttgaggggatcttctaatggtcagtatgaacaggaagaatgattacagcaagcaaaccctatttcagtgtttatatgggcatctgactgttgttttaagacagacttggcAAAGTGTGAACCTACCCttgaagtaaaagtagcaataccacgCTACAAAAGTATTGCACTGAAAATCTAACTAAAGTATTAGCAGCCAAATGTACTTAAAGAATCTTATTAGCCCAGtaaacaaggaatttgactgCAGTTTCTAGTGGCTCTTAATACACTGTTAATACAGCTGAACTAATATAATTAAACATAAGCATGTGACTATCATGTACAATCAAGTAGGTGAAAAAACAAACGGTCAACAACATATACAGGTCAAACAATTTCTGTAAAGTGTTAACAAGGATAAAAGCAAATGTGCGCTGAATTAAATATTGAATAGGTAAAGGAATAAGTTActttatgtacatacagtagctgGTTATGCGCCGTATATgcctgttattattattgatgtattAGCATATAAGCAAGACTTTAACATTTATATGGTCAAGATGGGGCTAATTTTCACTTCTTTATATGGGTGATTGAATCTATAACGATGCATTAAGTTGATCATAAATTTTGTATTTAGTAAagtaaaactgttaaataaatcttttggagtaaaaagtatttttcctgATATGTAGTGGGGTAGAAgtataaagtgacataaaatgGGAATATTTAAGTAAAGTACAATTACCTAAAAATGTCACTTaattacagtacttgagtaaattactataaaagtgttttttctctgtCCCTCAACAACTTAACGCTGATAAAACTTTGACCTGAAGCTATATCATAAcctatttattattgtttttctccctctctgttgttttattgtaaacGATCTCCAGCTATGAGAACAAGTCAGAACATGGAGTTTCCTGGACAGTCGTCAGCCCCATTGTATTCACCTACAGAGTCATTCAGTGCAAAAACATACTGGATCCCAGAAATGACACATTGCTCTGGGGTCATATAGGAGATGAAGACCTTAAAGGCACCATAAGTAACTCCAATCCTGTTAAGCGTTTTGTTGTCATCGATGACACTGTTAATCAGCTGTACGGCTCCCAAGTCACCCAGTACTTTGAGGCCAGAAAAGTTGTTTACAAAATTCTCCCGCTGCCCACCACTGAAGAGAACAAGTGTATGGAGTTAGTGACCAAGATCCTGGAGGAAGTTCATAAGTTTAGTATTGACAGGCGCTCTGAGCCAATCATAGCCATCGGTGGTGGGGTTTGTCTGGATGTGGTGGGTTTGGCAGCATCTCTCTATCGCCGGAGGACTCCATATATTCGGGTGCCGACCACTTTTCTTTCCTACATTGATGCCAGTGTCGGCGCAAAAACAGGGGTCAACTTTGCAGGTGGCAAAAACAAGCTGGGGAGTTACGTCCCACCAGTGGCCACGTTCTTAGATTGCTCATTCTTCCAAACTCTCCCACTGCGTCAGATCTCTAATGGGATGGCAGAGATGTTGAAGGTCCTTTTCACTGCATGATCTTTGATGCAGAGAGTGATTTTTCTGATGGTCTTGCATGTGGTAGCCTGTGAAGGACCAAGTGTATACAATTCACCTTACTGCCAACCATTTTTGAAAGCatgttttttgattaatttcctGATTTCTAGGCAGACATGTGGTACGTTACTGTTTATACTGGTATGGTAGAAAAAATAATGTGCTGAGACTAGAATTATTTTATTGTGCACGGCAATTTTGTTGCAAGCAGGGACCAACTTTCTTGTTAGTGAATTTAGGCTCAGATATAATATACCTGACAGGCAAGCATTGACAAGCGACATtgtaaagaaatgaaaaaccCCCAACAGAAatagtaaaaaacaaaatactgggAATTTGGTTCTTTCTTCCATTGAATATTCATTAGTTGTGAGAATAAGCTCCATAAGTGCACACAATATAATAATTTGTGCACACAAGCTATTATCTTGTTTGCACAAGATTAAAAGACATCTTTCAGGCCTTCAGGCACTCCTGGAGGTTGCAGTAAGCACTTGAAAGCACCGAGCAGGGAGACACAGTTAAAGCAGTCCCTTcttgtaaatgtgttaaaataaatttaagCAATTAAATGAGATGGATAATTTCAAGTGTATTCAAGCTGATTTTCATATTGTACTGTTCAAAAAGTGCTGcgcaaaaaacaaacaaacaagaaaacccaaaacaaaacacttgttTGCTGAAAGCTAACTGAGCTGACTCCTCAAGGTACAACTTTCCAAAGATAGAGCTGTTAACTGTCTCACAACAACCTCAGTTTAGAAACACTCCagtttttttgtagtttttgtagACCTTTCACTTCACTGAGCGTCACTGAATGGACTTAAACTCATACCAgatatctctctttttctaaaCAGGCTGTTACATGTTGTATAATTATTCCTCTACAGCCGAAGCTTCTTTGAACGTCCATGCCAGTGCAAAACATGGGCTTAAAGTTGTAACCCATCTTCTCTCAAAACACCAATCCTCTCTTGGTTTCTACTAGCCCGGTCTATTAAGGCATGTTGTGATGCATGTACAAACGTTCTAATTTCTACTGCACACATTGCACCACAACTGTCCAAAGCATGCAGTAGTTTATAATTAGGACATTGTGCCAGTTTAAAATAGAGGCTGTAAATATTCCTATTCTGCCACTTATTTCCAATTAACCACTTGAATTCTCCCAATATAATTTAGATGGCCCTGATGAAGCATCGTGGCCTGTTTGAGTTGCTGGAGGCTGAGGGCAGGAAGCTGCTGCACACTAAGCTGCAGTCCTGCGAGAGCAGCAACAACCCAGAAAAAGAGGACAGTGCTACAGCATCCACCCGCGTTGCCATAGAAACCATGCTGGAAGAACTGGCTCCTAACTTGTGGGAGGATGATCTGGATAGGCTGGTGGATTTTGGTCACCTCATCAGTCCTGAATTAGAAATGGTCAGAAAGTAGCTCGAcgggttttctgtttttgtgacgTAAGGTCATGGAAAATCATTGAATTGAACTGTGCAATAGCTTGTTAGACGTTGCTTATTGCCCTGATTAGTTATACaaactgttaatgttttatgaatTTTCTTTACACAAAAATGTATAACCATTTCCATCTTTTGTGGCTGCACAGAGAGTGTTGCCAGCGTTGCTTCATGGGGAGGCGGTCAACATCGACATGTCCCTCATGGTGTATGTGGCCCACCAGAGGGGGCTGTTGACAGCAGAAGAGAAAGGCCGCATTATACAGTGCATGCTAGGCCTGGAGCTGCCTGTGTGGCACCAGGACTGTTCTCTGGACCTGGTGCGGAAGTCCCTCAGTGAGCGTCTGAAGCACTCTGCAGGCTCTTTGAGGATGCCTCTTCCCACAGGACTGGGATGTG is a genomic window of Thunnus maccoyii chromosome 4, fThuMac1.1, whole genome shotgun sequence containing:
- the LOC121896267 gene encoding myoD family inhibitor domain-containing protein 2-like, translated to MTTPSQSLLNDVDCIQLEKIRDHVSDGNTPVTGFPPRKTMGKLVSEVPRLSTISEQELDKPDIDPSSHDPLGGSEWGGSTFSMCSDKFKNSSSRFSSDDSYQPDTGDDCAGLLLACLHCRFYELMVLLPDTCERAVSRCFPSFKYITASSEMDQQGKDGLSSKLDVDCNCCSSCRDISDLLELAMEVSEMCYR
- the LOC121895721 gene encoding 2-epi-5-epi-valiolone synthase-like; protein product: MPSNNNCSLSQQTQLNLVQVKGTWIRQTEQCQLAEGKLSDAKIYENKSEHGVSWTVVSPIVFTYRVIQCKNILDPRNDTLLWGHIGDEDLKGTISNSNPVKRFVVIDDTVNQLYGSQVTQYFEARKVVYKILPLPTTEENKCMELVTKILEEVHKFSIDRRSEPIIAIGGGVCLDVVGLAASLYRRRTPYIRVPTTFLSYIDASVGAKTGVNFAGGKNKLGSYVPPVATFLDCSFFQTLPLRQISNGMAEMLKMALMKHRGLFELLEAEGRKLLHTKLQSCESSNNPEKEDSATASTRVAIETMLEELAPNLWEDDLDRLVDFGHLISPELEMRVLPALLHGEAVNIDMSLMVYVAHQRGLLTAEEKGRIIQCMLGLELPVWHQDCSLDLVRKSLSERLKHSAGSLRMPLPTGLGCAEIFHEMIEDNILCQAYQKWTDELASSGNK